The genomic segment GCCCTGGTTTAATTATCCCGAAACGCCTTTAACCTGGTTCTTTTGGACATTAAAATGCCCGACATGGATGGCATGGAGGTCTTAAAAACCATCACGGCCTCGGAAGAAAACAATCACCTACTGGTGATCATGATTACCGGATATCCGGAGATCGAAACCGCCGTCCAGTCGATTAAAATGGGGGCCTTTGATTACCTGTCCAAGCCCTTTACCCCGGAGCAGCTTAAAGCGACCCTGCAGAAGGCGATTGAGCACAAAAAGCTGTTAATGGAAAACCCATCCTTACGAAGACAGATGGAACTGAAAGGCGGCGCTGATCCTTTGATCGGGAAGAGCCGGGCCATGCAAAAAATCTTTCAAACCATCGAAAAAGTCGCTCCCACTGACAGCACGGTTTTGATTTACGGACCCAGCGGAACGGGGAAAGAATTAGTGGCCCGGGCCATCCATCAACACAGTCTCCGGAAAGACAAGGAATTCGTGGCTGTGGATTGTTCGGCCCTGGTTGAGACCCTATTGGAAAGTGAACTGTTCGGCCATGTCAAAGGCTCTTTCACCGGTGCCGTTCAAACCAAACATGGATTTCTGGAATTGGCCAATGGAGGAACCTTCCTCTTTGATGAAATCTCCAATCTCAGCCTGAATATCCAGGCCAAGCTGCTTCGGGTGATTCAAGAACGGGAATTCATCAAAGTGGGCAGTGAAAAAAGGATCAAGGTGGATATCCGGATCATTGCCTCTACCAATCAGGATCTGAAACAAGCCATCCGGGAAGGAAAATTCAGGGAAGACTTGTATTACCGCCTCAGCGTCGTGCCATTGAATCTGCCTTCTTTAAAAGAACGCCGGGAGGATGTCCCCCTCCTGGTTGAATACTTCTTAGAGCGGTTTGCCAGGAAAAGCAAAAAGCCGATCCGGGGCATCTCTTCCGAGGCCATGGAACTGCTGTTGGATTATGACTGGCCGGGGAATGTCCGGGAGCTGAAACATTTGATCGAACGGATCGTCATTCTGGAAGATGGACCGATTATCCAGGCGGATAATATCCCCTGGTTTATCCATAAGCATCATCAGGATCTGCCCTTATCCGAGGAAAAGGTGGCTACCCTGAACGAGTTGGAAATGCAATATATCCGGCTGATCCTTAAAAAAACCAAAGGCAATCGCAGCCAGGCCTCGGAGCTTCTGGGGATCAACCGCAAGACCCTTCTGGAAAAAATCAAGAAATATGACCTGGAAAACTGAGACAAAAACTCCCAATTGGGATAAAATGTAACAGTTTTTTAGGCAACCCTCCCCTTTTTTAAATCGAAAAACCAGAAAACCCCTTCTTTTAAGCCATCCGTTCTTCAGGGGTTAAAATAAGAAAACACATTGAAACAATTAAAAGATTATGTATTCAGTCAAGACCTTGAAACCCTGACGAACCGGATATTTCCGATCACCAAAGCCTTCTGGCACTCTGTTTGCTCTTTATCCTTTTCAAGAAAAGAAATTTGTGCATATCTAAAACTCGTATCTCGTATCTCGTAACCCGTAACAAGCAACGAGTATCGAGCAACGAGTATCGAGTATCGAGCAATGGAAAACCGGGGTACTATTTGCATCGCCGATCCGGATAGCCGCTTCCTTTCTGAGTGGGCCGCCTCTTTACAGGAGGAAGGCTATCAGGTCTTTACCACCGAAAAAGGAACTCGGGCTATCCAAATTGTTCAGGAAGAAAAAGTGGATCTCCTTATTATGGAAGCCGATATGCCTGAAGTAAAGGCCTATGAGGCCATTCCGATCATCAAGGGGGTCGACCCGACTCTTCCGATCATTATCACGGCCGGCCGCAATACCTCGGAACTGGAGGCCCGGATCCGGCAGAAACCCATCTTTTATTACCATGTCAAAAGCTTCGGCCCGGAGGAATTACGATTAGCCATTCGAAATGCCCTGGAAAGGCAGGCCCGGGCAAGTAAAGGGGATAACTATGGGCAGCATAACCCTGCAGATTAATGGAATCCATACCAGCGGTCCTGAAGGGATGACCATCCTGGAATTAGCCAGAGAACAGGGATACCCGATCCCGACCCTTTGTCATGACCCTCATCTGTCTCCGGCCGGGGCCTGCCGTATCTGCGTGGTCGAAGAGGAAACCCGGGGA from the Deltaproteobacteria bacterium genome contains:
- a CDS encoding response regulator, with the protein product MENRGTICIADPDSRFLSEWAASLQEEGYQVFTTEKGTRAIQIVQEEKVDLLIMEADMPEVKAYEAIPIIKGVDPTLPIIITAGRNTSELEARIRQKPIFYYHVKSFGPEELRLAIRNALERQARASKGDNYGQHNPAD